From the Acidovorax carolinensis genome, one window contains:
- a CDS encoding flagellar protein FliT, producing the protein MTTLLIDYYKAIEDSSAKMLEAARSKDWDGVVRYEGACAVLIEQLRFKAQEHELLPEHKREKTRIMQRILRNDAQIRCLAEPWLAQVEHMFEGQPQMVH; encoded by the coding sequence ATGACCACCCTGCTGATCGACTATTACAAAGCCATCGAAGACAGCAGCGCCAAGATGCTGGAAGCGGCCCGAAGCAAGGACTGGGACGGTGTGGTGCGCTACGAAGGCGCCTGCGCGGTGCTGATCGAGCAGCTGCGCTTCAAGGCGCAAGAGCACGAGCTGCTGCCTGAGCACAAGCGCGAAAAGACCCGCATCATGCAGCGCATCTTGCGCAACGATGCCCAGATCCGCTGCCTGGCCGAGCCGTGGCTGGCGCAGGTGGAACACATGTTCGAAGGCCAGCCGCAGATGGTGCATTGA
- the cheY gene encoding chemotaxis response regulator CheY: protein MTTALRFLIVDDFSTMRRIVRNLLKESGFADADEAEDGVAALNKLRNSKFDFVVTDINMPNMNGFQLLAEIKKDEKLKHLPVLMVTAEARKEDIVAAAQGGAAGYIVKPFTKATLEEKVTLILKKMGL from the coding sequence GTGACCACAGCCCTTCGCTTTTTGATCGTTGACGATTTTTCCACCATGCGACGCATTGTTCGCAATCTGCTCAAAGAAAGCGGATTTGCCGACGCCGATGAGGCCGAGGACGGCGTGGCCGCGCTCAACAAGTTGCGCAACAGCAAGTTCGACTTTGTCGTGACCGACATCAACATGCCGAACATGAACGGCTTTCAGTTGCTGGCGGAAATCAAGAAGGACGAAAAGCTCAAGCACCTGCCTGTGCTGATGGTGACGGCAGAAGCGCGCAAGGAAGACATCGTGGCCGCCGCCCAGGGTGGCGCCGCGGGCTACATCGTCAAGCCGTTTACCAAGGCAACCCTCGAGGAGAAGGTCACCCTGATTCTCAAGAAGATGGGGTTATGA
- a CDS encoding EscU/YscU/HrcU family type III secretion system export apparatus switch protein, translated as MESSQDKSLPATERKLQKTREDGQGARSRDLSHLAILGAGAGCLMVLTPELMDHMQRAMGQQLSFDAATVMATGSMLTRLKDMVLVGLVASTVFAVLTGGAALLSAIGAGGWIFSAKPITPQFSRLNPISGAANLFSKQQMANVAKMVLMTAILSFVAWNFMGNSIHSVAMLVLQPSPLALRHVAQWMISGTSLLLLVVFLAAVIDVPLQAYFFKSRLKMSHEEVKQEHKESDGNPHTKGRIRQRQREMADRASVGAVPKADFVVMNPTHYAVALKYDEQTMSAPQVIARGTDLIALKIRDLAGTHGVPVLQSPMLARALYAHAELDQAIPATLYTAVAQVLAYVYRLKAAMRGEGKMPDALVQPHVPPELDPLNRVAPQGPAV; from the coding sequence ATGGAATCCAGCCAAGACAAAAGCCTCCCTGCGACCGAGCGAAAGCTCCAGAAGACGCGCGAAGACGGCCAGGGCGCCCGCTCGCGCGATCTCTCGCACCTGGCCATCCTGGGCGCAGGCGCCGGCTGCCTGATGGTGCTGACACCCGAATTGATGGACCACATGCAGCGGGCCATGGGGCAGCAGCTGAGTTTTGATGCTGCCACCGTAATGGCCACGGGCAGCATGCTCACCCGCCTCAAAGACATGGTGTTGGTGGGCCTCGTGGCCAGCACGGTGTTTGCTGTGTTGACCGGCGGCGCCGCGCTGCTCAGCGCCATTGGCGCGGGCGGCTGGATTTTCAGCGCCAAGCCCATCACGCCGCAATTCAGCCGGCTCAATCCGATCTCCGGCGCCGCCAACCTGTTCTCCAAGCAGCAGATGGCCAACGTGGCCAAGATGGTGCTGATGACCGCGATCCTTTCGTTCGTGGCGTGGAATTTCATGGGCAACAGCATCCACAGCGTGGCCATGCTGGTGCTGCAACCCTCGCCGCTGGCACTTCGCCATGTTGCACAGTGGATGATTTCCGGCACCAGCCTGCTGCTGCTGGTGGTGTTTTTGGCGGCCGTGATCGATGTGCCGCTGCAGGCGTATTTCTTCAAGTCGCGACTGAAGATGTCGCACGAGGAAGTCAAGCAGGAGCACAAGGAGTCGGACGGCAACCCTCACACCAAGGGCCGCATCCGCCAGCGCCAGCGCGAGATGGCCGACCGCGCCAGCGTGGGCGCCGTGCCCAAGGCCGATTTTGTGGTGATGAACCCCACGCACTATGCCGTCGCCCTCAAATACGACGAACAGACCATGAGTGCCCCGCAGGTGATTGCCCGCGGCACCGACCTGATCGCCTTGAAGATCCGCGATCTGGCCGGCACCCACGGCGTGCCGGTGCTGCAGTCGCCCATGCTGGCGCGCGCGCTGTATGCCCACGCCGAGCTCGACCAGGCCATTCCCGCCACGCTGTACACGGCGGTGGCCCAGGTGCTGGCCTATGTGTACCGCCTCAAGGCCGCCATGCGTGGCGAGGGCAAGATGCCCGACGCGCTGGTGCAACCCCATGTCCCCCCTGAGCTCGACCCGCTGAACCGGGTTGCACCGCAAGGCCCCGCCGTATGA
- a CDS encoding flagellin: MAAIINTNIQSLNAQRNLSASQSSLSTSMQRLSSGLRINSAKDDAAGLAISERMTTQIRGLNQAARNANDGVSLAQTAEGALGTIGNNLQRIRELAVQSRNATNSTDDRAALQKEVAQLKSEIDRVAGDTSFNGTKLLDGSFTEKAFQVGPDQGQLISIDSIQNTKIASLGEWATAAKNTYTQTTNAITVTAATPASLSINGITISSANGTLAELEASFNTAKTANAALNNVTFDVAAGKITSTDKNLTIGSLAGVGGVTAGTTAGTATAVASTNKTGFTDLDISTEAGADDAILAMDAALKAVNSSRADLGAIQNRFEAVVTNLGVNSENLSASRSRIMDADFAQETANLSRSQILQQAGTAMVAQANQLPQNVLKLLQ; this comes from the coding sequence ATGGCAGCCATCATCAATACCAACATTCAGTCGCTCAACGCGCAGCGCAACCTGAGCGCGTCGCAAAGCTCGCTCTCCACGTCCATGCAACGCCTGTCGTCGGGCCTGCGCATCAACAGCGCCAAGGACGATGCCGCTGGCTTGGCAATCTCTGAGCGTATGACCACCCAAATCCGTGGGTTGAACCAAGCTGCCCGCAACGCCAACGACGGTGTGTCGCTGGCGCAAACTGCCGAAGGCGCACTGGGCACCATTGGCAACAACCTGCAGCGCATCCGCGAGCTGGCCGTCCAGTCACGCAACGCCACCAACTCGACCGATGACCGTGCCGCACTGCAAAAAGAAGTGGCGCAATTGAAGAGCGAAATTGACCGCGTGGCCGGCGACACTTCTTTCAACGGTACCAAGTTGTTGGATGGCTCTTTCACTGAAAAGGCATTCCAGGTGGGGCCGGATCAGGGGCAATTAATTTCCATTGATTCGATTCAAAACACAAAGATAGCTTCGCTGGGTGAGTGGGCTACAGCGGCAAAAAACACCTATACACAAACCACCAACGCGATCACTGTGACGGCCGCTACTCCGGCATCTTTGAGCATCAACGGCATCACAATTTCCAGCGCAAACGGCACCCTTGCCGAGTTGGAAGCATCCTTTAATACGGCAAAAACTGCCAATGCAGCCCTAAATAACGTGACTTTTGATGTCGCGGCTGGAAAAATCACGTCCACGGATAAAAATCTCACAATCGGCAGTCTTGCCGGAGTTGGTGGCGTGACTGCAGGCACGACGGCGGGCACGGCAACAGCCGTTGCATCAACCAATAAGACCGGCTTCACAGATCTGGATATCTCTACTGAAGCGGGTGCGGACGATGCTATTTTGGCTATGGATGCAGCGCTCAAAGCCGTGAACTCATCTCGCGCCGATTTGGGTGCCATCCAGAACCGCTTCGAGGCGGTTGTGACCAATCTTGGCGTCAATAGCGAAAACCTCTCGGCCTCGCGCAGCCGCATCATGGATGCCGATTTTGCCCAGGAAACCGCCAACCTGAGCCGTTCGCAGATCCTGCAGCAGGCAGGCACGGCCATGGTGGCCCAGGCCAACCAATTGCCGCAAAACGTGCTCAAGCTGCTGCAGTAA
- the fliD gene encoding flagellar filament capping protein FliD — MAISSAGIGSGLDVKSIVSQLVALEQKPLSQLQVKASSISAKLSAYGQLQSQMANLQDMASKLATASNWDAMSVSSSNAAITGTATTAAAATAFSVGVSQMAQAQMAGSAPLAPAGSSVGAGTLRIELGAWSTSGPATFTKGSGAAVNVAVSATDTLSQIADKINAAGAGVTATVLKDDAGERLLMRSSVTGEASAFRVQALAEPVAPATEGVAITDGTGLGRLAYDPANATGGLGLTQSALNTKATINGVAVSSQSNVLEAIGGVKLTVSKVTTDTGPVEVTIKRDTAAAKTSINNFVASYNAMSNALAEMTKYDAATKKGGTLQGDSTAVGLQAALRRLVGGNGPAGTAVGRLSDLGVEFQKDGSLKVDATKLDAALAKPDDVKTFFMADGGSNGADGLALRLKDFAAGLLNTSGTLSTRAGALKSESDRNTKEQERVSDRISRTQARLEAQYSRLDASMGKLTALSSYVNQQVTQWNNTKG, encoded by the coding sequence ATGGCAATTTCTTCTGCAGGTATTGGCAGTGGCCTGGATGTCAAAAGCATTGTTTCGCAGCTGGTGGCGCTGGAGCAAAAGCCGCTGTCGCAGCTGCAGGTCAAGGCTTCTTCCATCAGCGCCAAACTGTCTGCCTATGGGCAGTTGCAGTCGCAAATGGCCAATTTGCAGGACATGGCCAGCAAGCTGGCCACGGCCAGCAACTGGGATGCGATGTCGGTCAGTTCCAGCAACGCCGCCATTACCGGCACCGCCACCACGGCGGCTGCGGCCACGGCGTTCAGCGTGGGTGTGAGTCAAATGGCCCAGGCGCAAATGGCGGGGTCGGCGCCACTGGCGCCTGCGGGCAGCTCTGTTGGGGCGGGCACGCTGCGCATTGAACTGGGCGCGTGGAGTACCAGCGGGCCGGCCACGTTTACCAAGGGCAGTGGCGCCGCCGTGAATGTGGCGGTGAGCGCTACCGACACCCTCAGCCAGATAGCCGACAAAATTAACGCCGCTGGCGCCGGGGTGACTGCCACGGTGCTGAAGGATGACGCGGGCGAGCGCTTGCTGATGCGCTCCAGCGTCACAGGCGAGGCTTCGGCGTTTCGGGTGCAGGCGCTGGCCGAGCCGGTGGCGCCCGCCACCGAGGGTGTGGCCATCACCGATGGCACAGGCCTGGGGCGGCTGGCTTACGACCCGGCCAATGCAACGGGGGGGCTGGGGCTTACCCAGTCGGCTTTGAACACCAAGGCCACCATCAACGGCGTGGCGGTGTCTTCACAAAGCAATGTGCTTGAAGCCATTGGGGGCGTGAAGCTGACGGTGTCCAAGGTGACGACCGATACCGGGCCGGTGGAGGTGACCATCAAGCGCGACACTGCGGCGGCCAAAACCAGCATCAATAATTTTGTAGCCTCGTACAACGCCATGAGCAATGCGCTGGCCGAGATGACAAAGTACGACGCCGCTACAAAGAAGGGCGGAACGCTGCAGGGCGACTCCACCGCCGTCGGCTTGCAGGCTGCGTTGCGGCGCCTGGTGGGGGGCAACGGGCCGGCGGGCACGGCGGTGGGGCGCTTGTCTGACCTGGGGGTTGAGTTTCAGAAAGACGGCTCGCTCAAGGTGGATGCCACCAAGCTCGATGCCGCGCTGGCCAAGCCCGACGATGTGAAAACCTTTTTCATGGCCGATGGCGGCAGCAATGGGGCTGATGGCCTGGCCTTGCGGCTGAAGGATTTTGCGGCCGGCTTGCTGAACACGAGTGGCACGCTGAGCACCCGGGCTGGTGCGCTGAAGTCGGAGTCCGACCGCAACACCAAGGAGCAAGAGCGTGTGTCTGACCGCATCAGCAGAACCCAGGCGCGGCTGGAGGCGCAATACAGCCGGCTCGACGCCAGCATGGGCAAGCTGACCGCGTTGAGCAGCTACGTGAACCAGCAAGTCACCCAGTGGAACAATACCAAGGGTTAA
- a CDS encoding ribbon-helix-helix domain-containing protein codes for MSTMNISLPDALKTFVDEQVSQRGYGTSSEYMRELIRKDQDRLQLRGLLLAGAASAPTAPADVAYFDGLRDRVRKPGEAGGVRG; via the coding sequence ATGAGCACGATGAACATCTCCCTGCCCGACGCCCTCAAGACCTTTGTGGACGAACAGGTCAGTCAGCGCGGCTATGGCACCAGCAGTGAATACATGCGGGAGTTGATCCGAAAGGACCAGGACCGGCTTCAGCTGCGTGGTTTATTGCTGGCGGGTGCAGCTTCTGCACCCACGGCCCCGGCTGATGTGGCTTACTTTGACGGTCTGCGCGATCGGGTTCGCAAGCCGGGCGAAGCGGGTGGCGTTCGGGGGTGA
- the fliS gene encoding flagellar export chaperone FliS: protein MYTPVSSRAASAYRQVGVQSGVDGASPHMLIKMLFDGLIQSLNAARGALQRGDIAEKGRQIGKAVRILEEGLKGGLNPAQGGDIARNLAALYDYCVSRLTLANMRNDLALVEEVVHLITPVAQSWSEIGPNNGATAQGAGA, encoded by the coding sequence ATGTACACCCCCGTCAGTTCTCGCGCAGCCTCGGCCTATCGGCAAGTGGGCGTCCAGTCCGGCGTGGATGGCGCCTCGCCGCACATGCTGATCAAAATGCTGTTTGATGGCCTCATCCAGTCGCTCAACGCCGCACGCGGTGCGCTGCAGCGCGGCGACATTGCCGAAAAAGGCCGCCAGATCGGCAAGGCCGTGCGCATTCTGGAAGAAGGCCTCAAGGGCGGCCTCAACCCCGCGCAGGGCGGTGACATTGCCCGCAACCTGGCCGCGCTGTACGACTATTGCGTCAGCCGCCTCACCCTGGCCAATATGCGCAACGACCTGGCGCTGGTGGAGGAAGTGGTGCACCTGATCACCCCCGTGGCGCAAAGCTGGAGCGAAATCGGCCCCAACAACGGCGCAACCGCCCAAGGCGCGGGAGCATGA
- the fliE gene encoding flagellar hook-basal body complex protein FliE yields MDLRISSSTAPLTGAGLARRAAAPQAQGNEVGFSGALKGALQSVSAAQNHATGLQQEVQMENPSVSLEQTMVAIQKAQIGFQATLHVRNRMVQAYTDIMNMQV; encoded by the coding sequence ATGGACCTCCGCATTTCAAGCTCTACCGCCCCCCTGACGGGTGCCGGCCTGGCGCGCCGTGCTGCAGCGCCCCAAGCCCAAGGCAACGAGGTGGGGTTTTCGGGAGCACTCAAAGGCGCGCTGCAATCGGTCAGCGCCGCCCAAAACCACGCCACCGGCCTGCAGCAGGAAGTGCAGATGGAGAACCCCTCCGTCAGCCTGGAGCAGACCATGGTGGCCATCCAGAAAGCGCAAATCGGCTTTCAGGCCACGCTGCATGTGCGCAACCGCATGGTGCAGGCCTATACCGACATCATGAACATGCAGGTGTAA
- the motB gene encoding flagellar motor protein MotB — protein MAEKKLQPIIIKRIKKSGHAVHGGAWKIAYADFVTAMMAFFLLMWLLGSTAKGELQGIAAYFSSPLKVAMAGGDGSGNSSSVIPGGGNDLSKVHGQVRRSDNEQDKERRMSIDTARAERAKQDAARIKALQSKIDAMITENPRLNEYKSQIRIDVTPDGLQIQIVDNQNRPMFDSGSALVKPYMRDILREIGAALGGVENRISLAGHTDSAPYGNSDRGYSNWELSADRANASRRELVSAGMPDAKLGRVVGLAASDLLEPDNPRAPANRRITITVLTREAEERLMGKGIPTVTSTQLMEEKQENAQPGR, from the coding sequence ATGGCAGAAAAAAAACTCCAGCCCATCATCATCAAGCGCATCAAGAAAAGCGGCCATGCCGTGCATGGCGGGGCGTGGAAGATCGCCTACGCCGACTTTGTAACGGCCATGATGGCCTTCTTCTTGCTGATGTGGCTGCTGGGCTCCACCGCCAAGGGCGAGTTGCAAGGCATTGCCGCTTATTTCTCATCGCCGCTCAAGGTGGCCATGGCAGGTGGCGATGGCTCGGGCAACAGTTCCAGCGTGATTCCGGGCGGGGGCAACGATTTGTCCAAGGTGCATGGGCAGGTGCGGCGTTCTGACAACGAGCAGGACAAGGAGCGCCGCATGAGCATTGACACGGCCCGTGCGGAGCGGGCCAAGCAGGACGCTGCACGCATCAAGGCCTTGCAGTCCAAGATCGACGCCATGATCACGGAAAACCCGCGGCTCAATGAATACAAGTCGCAAATCCGCATCGATGTCACTCCGGACGGCCTGCAGATCCAGATTGTGGACAACCAGAACCGCCCCATGTTTGACAGCGGCAGCGCCCTGGTCAAGCCCTACATGCGCGACATTCTTCGCGAAATTGGTGCGGCGTTGGGGGGTGTGGAAAACCGCATCAGCCTGGCTGGCCACACCGACTCCGCGCCCTACGGCAACAGCGACCGCGGCTACAGCAACTGGGAATTGTCGGCAGACCGTGCCAACGCCTCGCGACGCGAGCTGGTTTCTGCAGGCATGCCAGACGCTAAACTTGGCCGGGTTGTAGGCTTGGCCGCCAGCGACTTGCTGGAACCCGACAACCCGCGTGCCCCTGCCAATCGGCGCATCACCATCACGGTGTTGACGCGTGAGGCCGAAGAACGACTCATGGGCAAAGGCATTCCGACGGTGACTTCCACGCAGTTGATGGAAGAAAAGCAGGAAAATGCCCAGCCCGGCAGGTAA
- the fliG gene encoding flagellar motor switch protein FliG, with protein sequence MDEQGLNDAAIMLMSLGEEEAAEVFKHFSPKEVQKLGETIARMRSVSRDKVDMVINRFSNAAAAQSLLVSDTGNYVRAVLKRALGDDKAGLLIDRILQGGDVSGIESLKWMDPLSVAELLRNEHPQIVAAILVHLDSDQAAAVLMNFTDRQRSEVLLRVATLEGIQPTALKDLNEVLFKVLAGGDKIRKSSLGGVKAAAEIINMLGGNMDSVVLESIRGYDPDLAQKIMDKMFIFEDVLKLDDKAIQTVLREVASETLIVALKGAVPELREKFLSNMSTRAAEALREDLESRGPMRLSEVEAQQKEILKTVRRLSDEGQIVIGGGGDDAFV encoded by the coding sequence ATGGATGAGCAGGGCCTCAACGACGCCGCCATCATGCTGATGTCCCTCGGCGAGGAAGAGGCGGCCGAAGTGTTCAAGCACTTCTCGCCCAAAGAGGTGCAAAAGCTGGGCGAGACCATTGCGCGCATGCGTTCGGTGTCGCGCGACAAGGTGGACATGGTGATCAACCGGTTTTCGAACGCCGCAGCGGCGCAGAGCCTGCTGGTGTCCGACACCGGCAACTACGTGCGCGCGGTGCTCAAGCGGGCGCTGGGCGATGACAAGGCCGGGTTGCTGATCGACCGCATTTTGCAGGGTGGCGATGTGTCGGGCATTGAAAGCCTGAAGTGGATGGACCCGCTGTCGGTGGCAGAACTGCTGCGCAACGAGCATCCCCAGATCGTGGCGGCCATTCTGGTGCACCTCGATTCCGACCAGGCCGCTGCCGTGCTGATGAACTTCACCGACCGCCAACGCAGCGAAGTGCTGCTGCGCGTGGCCACCCTTGAAGGCATTCAGCCGACTGCGCTGAAAGACCTGAACGAGGTGCTGTTCAAGGTGCTGGCCGGTGGCGACAAGATTCGCAAGAGCTCGCTGGGCGGCGTCAAGGCGGCGGCCGAGATCATCAACATGCTGGGCGGCAACATGGACAGCGTGGTGCTCGAATCCATTCGCGGATACGACCCCGACCTGGCCCAGAAGATCATGGACAAGATGTTCATCTTCGAGGATGTGCTCAAGCTCGATGACAAGGCCATCCAGACGGTGCTGCGCGAAGTGGCGTCGGAGACGCTGATCGTGGCCCTTAAGGGCGCGGTGCCCGAATTACGCGAGAAATTCCTGTCCAACATGTCCACCCGTGCGGCAGAGGCCTTGCGCGAAGACCTGGAATCGCGTGGCCCCATGCGCCTGTCGGAGGTGGAAGCCCAGCAAAAGGAAATCCTCAAGACGGTGCGCCGTCTCTCCGACGAGGGCCAGATTGTGATTGGCGGTGGCGGTGACGATGCCTTCGTCTAA
- a CDS encoding flagellin has product MAVINTNVQSLTAQRNLSASQSQLSTSMQRLSSGLRINSAKDDAAGLAISERMSTQIRGLNQAARNANDGVSLAQTAEGALGTIGNNLQRIRELAVQSRNATNSTDDRAALQKEVAQLKSEIDRVAGDTSFNGTKLLDGSFTEKEFQVGADQGQRISIDSIQNTKIASLGEWATAAKNTYTQTTNAITVTAATPASLSINGITISSANGTLAELEASFNTAKTANAALNNVTFDVAAGKITSTDKNLTIGSLAGVGGVTAGTTAGTATAVASTNKTGFTDLDISTEAGADDAILAMDAALKAVNSARADLGAIQNRFESVVSNLGVNSENLSASRSRIVDADFASETANLSRSQILQQAGTAMVAQANQLPQGVLALLR; this is encoded by the coding sequence ATGGCAGTCATCAACACCAACGTTCAGTCGCTCACCGCACAGCGCAACCTGAGCGCATCGCAAAGCCAGCTGTCCACGTCCATGCAACGCCTGTCGTCGGGCCTGCGCATCAACAGCGCCAAGGACGATGCCGCTGGCTTGGCAATCTCTGAGCGTATGAGCACCCAAATCCGTGGGTTGAACCAAGCTGCCCGCAACGCCAACGACGGTGTGTCGTTGGCGCAAACGGCCGAAGGCGCACTGGGCACCATTGGCAACAACCTGCAGCGCATCCGCGAGCTGGCCGTCCAGTCACGCAACGCCACCAACTCGACCGATGACCGTGCCGCACTGCAAAAAGAAGTGGCGCAATTGAAGAGCGAAATTGACCGCGTGGCCGGCGACACTTCTTTCAACGGTACCAAGTTGTTGGATGGCTCTTTCACTGAAAAGGAATTCCAGGTGGGTGCGGATCAGGGGCAAAGAATTTCCATTGATTCGATTCAAAACACAAAGATAGCTTCGCTGGGTGAGTGGGCTACAGCGGCAAAAAACACCTATACACAAACCACCAACGCGATCACTGTGACGGCCGCTACTCCGGCATCTTTGAGCATCAACGGCATCACAATTTCCAGCGCAAACGGCACCCTTGCCGAGTTGGAAGCATCCTTTAATACGGCAAAAACTGCCAATGCAGCCCTAAATAACGTGACTTTTGATGTCGCGGCTGGAAAAATCACGTCCACGGATAAAAATCTCACAATCGGCAGTCTTGCCGGAGTTGGTGGCGTGACTGCAGGCACGACGGCGGGCACGGCAACAGCCGTTGCATCAACCAATAAGACCGGCTTCACAGATCTGGATATCTCTACTGAAGCGGGTGCGGACGATGCTATTTTGGCTATGGATGCAGCGCTCAAAGCCGTGAACTCAGCCCGAGCCGACCTGGGAGCTATCCAGAACCGTTTTGAATCTGTGGTATCGAATTTGGGAGTGAACAGTGAAAACCTGTCAGCTTCACGTAGCCGCATTGTGGACGCCGACTTCGCTTCGGAAACGGCCAACCTGAGCCGCTCGCAGATCTTGCAGCAAGCGGGCACGGCCATGGTGGCCCAAGCCAACCAGTTGCCACAAGGCGTGCTGGCGCTGCTGCGTTGA
- the motA gene encoding flagellar motor stator protein MotA, protein MLVIIGYIICLGCIFGMYVLHGGNISVILKALPFELVTILGGAMGAFVVNNQPKVLKATAAAIPMALKGSKYTKARYMELMAMLYDILQKARKEGLMAIEKDVEAPHESEIFKKYPTVGSDHHVIEFMTDYLRMMVSGNLNSHEIEALMDSEIDTHHQEAHAPVAALARLAGALPAFGIIAAVLGVVNTMGSVGQPPSVLGGMIGSALVGTFLGILLAYGVVEPLGGLVEQKTEDAAKELLCIKSTLLASMQGYNPATAIEFGRKVLFSGDRPSFSELEGHVKGKK, encoded by the coding sequence ATGCTCGTCATCATTGGTTACATCATCTGCCTCGGCTGCATCTTCGGCATGTATGTGCTGCACGGCGGAAACATCTCGGTGATCCTGAAGGCGTTGCCCTTTGAGCTGGTCACCATCTTGGGCGGCGCCATGGGGGCGTTTGTGGTCAACAACCAGCCCAAGGTGCTCAAAGCCACCGCGGCCGCCATACCCATGGCGCTCAAGGGCTCCAAATACACCAAGGCACGCTACATGGAGCTGATGGCGATGCTCTATGACATCCTGCAAAAGGCCCGCAAAGAGGGGTTGATGGCCATTGAAAAGGATGTTGAGGCGCCCCACGAATCCGAGATTTTCAAGAAATACCCCACGGTGGGCAGCGATCACCATGTGATTGAGTTCATGACCGATTACCTGCGCATGATGGTGTCGGGCAACCTCAATTCGCACGAGATCGAGGCGCTGATGGATAGCGAAATCGACACCCACCACCAAGAGGCACATGCCCCGGTGGCCGCACTGGCTCGGCTGGCGGGCGCGCTGCCGGCCTTTGGCATCATTGCCGCCGTGCTGGGGGTGGTGAACACCATGGGATCGGTGGGTCAGCCGCCTTCGGTGCTGGGCGGCATGATCGGCTCGGCCCTGGTGGGCACATTTTTGGGCATTTTGCTGGCCTACGGGGTGGTGGAGCCCCTGGGCGGCCTGGTAGAGCAAAAGACCGAAGACGCAGCCAAAGAGTTGCTGTGCATCAAATCCACCCTGCTGGCGAGCATGCAGGGCTACAACCCGGCCACGGCTATTGAATTTGGCCGCAAGGTGCTGTTTTCAGGCGACCGCCCCAGCTTCTCCGAGCTGGAAGGGCATGTAAAGGGCAAGAAGTAA